A single window of Zea mays cultivar B73 chromosome 10, Zm-B73-REFERENCE-NAM-5.0, whole genome shotgun sequence DNA harbors:
- the LOC103641661 gene encoding uncharacterized protein yields MPRHHRSTDSRVSGMDMDFTSPAATSTAAAATTTFEPPAAAVVVAGPLSAAAWRQLPFPPFAAASSTAPTPPCRSPPSPPAAAAALKRTAMAAARQGPAGAGADAAVEDRMDLLWEDFNEELARGLWPESSDYSSDAESEPAAARGCAPALRPSSRAGAARHCRRRAGTWVLLIRIFRRLFVIEKTVAAATARAS; encoded by the coding sequence ATGCCTCGCCACCATCGATCGACGGATTCGAGAGTGTCAGGAATGGATATGGACTTCACCTCCCCGGCTGCCACTTCGACAGCAGCCGCAGCGACGACGACGTTCGAGCCGCCTGCCGCTGCTGTCGTCGTCGCAGGCCCACTTTCGGCGGCGGCGTGGCGCCAGCTCCCGTTCCCCCCGTTCGCGGCCGCCAGCTCGACGGCACCCACACCACCCTGCAGgtcccctccctctcctcccgccgccgccgccgcactcAAACGCACCGCCATGGCCGCAGCGCGACAAGGGCCGGCGGGGGCGGGAGCAGACGCCGCGGTGGAGGACAGGATGGACCTGCTGTGGGAGGACTTCAACGAGGAGCTGGCGCGCGGCCTGTGGCCGGAGTCCTCGGACTACTCGTCGGACGCGGAGTCGGAGCCCGCGGCGGCCCGCGGGTGCGCCCCTGCGCTGCGCCCCTCGTCCAGGGCCGGCGCGGCCCGGCActgccgccgccgcgccggcaCGTGGGTGCTGCTCATCAGGATCTTCCGGAGGCTCTTCGTCATCGAGAAGACCGTCGCCGCGGCCACGGCGAGGGCGAGCTGA